Proteins encoded by one window of Cuniculiplasma divulgatum:
- a CDS encoding MarR family winged helix-turn-helix transcriptional regulator, whose product MSEKREPIEVWRAMVETWKVWKKGVEKNLERINLGSTEYSILRYLTEEGNMPMVQMANNIMVTQGWITGLIDSMEKRNLVERTRSKDDRRVIELNITKEGSKVFERAKKVHLEYIANCIKHMDDETVSSTVKLLKDLRSNIEDAEMPEIKNE is encoded by the coding sequence ATGAGTGAAAAAAGAGAACCAATAGAAGTATGGAGAGCCATGGTTGAAACCTGGAAGGTGTGGAAAAAAGGTGTTGAAAAGAATTTAGAAAGAATAAATCTTGGAAGCACAGAATATTCAATACTTAGATACTTGACAGAAGAGGGAAATATGCCCATGGTTCAGATGGCCAACAATATCATGGTTACACAGGGGTGGATAACAGGTCTTATCGATTCCATGGAGAAGCGTAATCTTGTAGAAAGGACAAGAAGTAAGGATGACAGGAGGGTTATAGAACTGAATATAACAAAAGAGGGAAGTAAAGTTTTTGAAAGAGCGAAAAAAGTTCACCTGGAATACATTGCCAACTGTATCAAACATATGGATGATGAAACTGTAAGCTCCACGGTTAAATTATTAAAAGATCTGAGATCAAATATAGAAGATGCAGAAATGCCAGAGATTAAAAATGAGTGA
- a CDS encoding glutamate decarboxylase has translation MVSKRVVNQKKRENKMRYGKGHNRFLDNDVPKYEFSEGKMEPRAAYQLIHDELNLDGNPDLNLATFVTTWMEPEADQLIMENLHKNFIDHFEYPQVKEIEERIVNIMANIYNVPDKDDFIGTSTIGSSEAIMLGLLAHKWNWRQKRLKENKPADKPNIVFGGDTHVSWDKFARYFDVEPRIVPIARDHFTIEPEDVKKMIDENTIAVGVVLGTTFTGEFDPVFEINQMLVDLKKTKGLDIPIHVDAASAGFITPFYEPDFKWDFRLEQVKSINTSGHKFGLVYPGLGWLIFRNEHLLPEELKFYVNYLGDEMPTYTLNFSEGSSMVVAQYYNILRLGKKGYGEIVSKMMNNANYLAKKLTESGEFEVINGAKHIPVVTFKLKNVESSKAFDLSYRIRERGWIVPAYSLPPNAQDTTIMRVVVRENFTADMVDIFVEDILNAKKSITNMVSGGKQTDPRKGHPVS, from the coding sequence ATGGTATCAAAGAGAGTGGTAAATCAGAAAAAAAGAGAAAATAAGATGAGATATGGAAAGGGGCACAACAGATTTCTTGATAATGATGTTCCAAAATATGAATTCTCTGAAGGTAAAATGGAACCGAGAGCGGCTTATCAGCTGATTCATGATGAATTAAATCTTGATGGAAATCCTGATCTAAACCTTGCCACCTTTGTTACCACGTGGATGGAACCAGAAGCTGATCAGTTAATAATGGAAAACCTGCACAAGAACTTCATAGATCACTTCGAATATCCACAGGTAAAGGAAATAGAAGAGAGAATTGTTAACATAATGGCAAATATTTATAATGTTCCAGATAAGGATGACTTTATTGGGACTTCAACCATAGGATCATCTGAGGCAATTATGCTTGGATTGCTTGCCCACAAGTGGAACTGGAGGCAAAAAAGATTAAAGGAAAACAAACCTGCAGATAAACCGAATATAGTATTTGGTGGTGATACCCATGTTTCCTGGGATAAATTCGCAAGGTATTTTGATGTTGAACCACGAATTGTGCCTATTGCCAGAGATCATTTTACCATAGAGCCTGAAGATGTTAAGAAAATGATAGATGAAAATACAATTGCAGTGGGAGTTGTTCTGGGCACCACCTTTACAGGAGAATTTGATCCGGTATTTGAAATAAATCAGATGCTGGTGGATCTGAAGAAGACTAAGGGACTGGATATACCCATACATGTTGATGCTGCTAGTGCAGGATTTATAACACCTTTTTATGAACCAGATTTTAAATGGGATTTTAGACTTGAGCAGGTTAAATCCATTAATACTTCAGGTCACAAATTTGGTCTTGTGTATCCAGGACTTGGATGGCTTATTTTCAGGAATGAACACCTTCTGCCTGAGGAACTAAAATTTTATGTAAATTATCTGGGAGATGAGATGCCAACCTATACTCTCAATTTTTCAGAAGGGAGTTCAATGGTAGTTGCGCAGTATTATAACATCCTGAGACTTGGAAAGAAGGGTTATGGTGAAATCGTAAGCAAAATGATGAATAATGCCAATTACCTGGCTAAAAAACTTACCGAGAGTGGCGAATTTGAAGTGATTAACGGGGCCAAACATATTCCTGTTGTTACATTTAAGCTCAAAAATGTGGAGAGTTCAAAGGCGTTTGATCTCTCCTACCGGATCAGGGAGAGAGGATGGATTGTCCCTGCCTATTCACTTCCCCCAAATGCACAGGATACAACCATAATGAGAGTTGTTGTAAGAGAGAATTTTACTGCTGATATGGTTGATATATTTGTAGAGGATATTCTTAATGCAAAAAAATCTATAACAAATATGGTCTCAGGTGGAAAACAAACTGACCCAAGAAAGGGTCACCCTGTATCATAA
- a CDS encoding peroxiredoxin produces MSINVGDIAPDFEGTTDSGEKIKFSEVAGNGNVVLYFYPKDETPGCTAEACAFRDEWDEFEKMNAKVIGISSDSPESHKKFKEHRKLPFMLISDPGQKIREIYGAKGRFIPPRISFVIVDGKIVNIYNSQMNATNHVKIAKEVLSKIGKDETNQ; encoded by the coding sequence ATGTCAATAAACGTTGGCGACATAGCCCCTGATTTTGAAGGGACAACAGACAGTGGTGAAAAGATTAAATTTTCTGAGGTTGCGGGAAATGGTAATGTAGTTTTATATTTTTATCCAAAGGATGAAACACCTGGGTGCACTGCAGAGGCCTGTGCCTTTAGGGATGAATGGGATGAATTCGAGAAAATGAATGCTAAGGTGATTGGAATTAGTTCAGATTCTCCTGAGTCCCATAAGAAGTTTAAGGAGCACAGGAAATTACCCTTCATGCTGATCAGTGATCCAGGTCAGAAAATCAGGGAAATATATGGGGCAAAGGGAAGGTTCATTCCACCAAGAATATCCTTCGTTATAGTTGATGGTAAGATAGTAAATATTTATAATTCACAGATGAACGCCACTAACCACGTAAAAATTGCAAAGGAAGTTCTCTCAAAAATTGGGAAGGACGAAACGAATCAGTGA
- a CDS encoding alpha/beta hydrolase family protein produces MDSKEAYSVKFLSEPVIYQNFVYFTEKWIEGNEYKTSIFKFENEVVERITFGGKESYPMIIDGNLHYLKSEEKINHFVRIKSNTEPLILFSLAKIHKVVQHSGGFLIIGSEESNNDLPVVARRMNYRFDTRGYIRQRKSLYLFNEKLTKIVSGDFDVMDVISNNNRVVAMISYMNEDEGLTNMYEVDLSDGHLSKINEDQVSSITFDDNGNVIYIGHSEGRTPWATKYLYLPGHKPLLLGKHTGNGSSISDHFQGADENIIFDSGTVYAPCETGGTSSIYSIENSKVREIVKGKFVVQCFDIKDKRIAYIYSSQKKPSILVFDGKEYDPNSKMSGEAAEEMKVGEVEGWCMIGGKNSPNLVFVHGGPHDAYGESYMIEFQYFLRNGYNILFCNPRGSSSYGSEFAAACVGDWGNGPAEDIFNFIEAAKKKYELTGQFGITGGSYGGYMTNWMITHSDFFRVAISERCVSNLMSMCGTSDIGFWFNAMYMKVEDPWKPKSMKKLLENSPISQIKRAKTPTMFIHGENDNRCPIEQSEQMFVGLKMNGVDSELIRYQGDSHEHARTGKPDNMVDRLNRKKEWFDRYLQNH; encoded by the coding sequence ATGGATTCAAAGGAAGCCTATAGTGTAAAGTTTCTATCAGAGCCCGTGATTTATCAGAATTTCGTATATTTTACGGAAAAGTGGATAGAGGGAAACGAATATAAAACTTCAATCTTTAAATTTGAGAATGAAGTTGTGGAGAGAATAACGTTTGGTGGAAAGGAAAGTTATCCAATGATCATTGATGGCAACCTGCATTATCTTAAATCAGAGGAAAAAATCAATCATTTCGTCCGGATTAAGAGCAACACAGAACCACTAATTTTATTTAGTCTTGCAAAAATCCATAAGGTTGTCCAGCACAGTGGAGGATTCCTGATTATCGGCTCGGAAGAATCAAACAATGATCTTCCTGTTGTTGCGAGAAGAATGAACTATAGATTTGACACCAGAGGCTACATAAGACAGAGGAAAAGTCTCTATCTATTCAATGAAAAACTAACTAAGATTGTGTCAGGTGATTTTGATGTAATGGATGTTATTTCTAACAATAACAGGGTTGTTGCCATGATTTCATACATGAATGAAGATGAGGGACTGACAAACATGTACGAGGTAGATCTAAGTGATGGCCACCTTAGTAAAATTAATGAGGATCAGGTATCAAGTATAACCTTTGACGATAACGGAAATGTCATATACATTGGACACAGCGAGGGAAGAACGCCATGGGCAACAAAATATCTGTATTTGCCAGGGCATAAACCTTTACTCCTTGGAAAGCACACAGGAAATGGTTCATCCATATCAGATCATTTTCAGGGGGCAGATGAAAACATTATATTTGATAGTGGAACCGTATATGCCCCATGTGAAACAGGAGGAACATCATCGATTTACTCCATTGAGAATTCAAAGGTAAGGGAAATTGTAAAAGGAAAGTTTGTGGTTCAGTGTTTTGATATAAAGGACAAAAGGATCGCATATATCTACAGTTCACAGAAAAAGCCATCAATTCTTGTATTCGATGGAAAGGAGTACGATCCTAACAGTAAAATGTCTGGTGAGGCTGCTGAAGAAATGAAGGTCGGAGAGGTAGAGGGATGGTGTATGATAGGAGGAAAAAACAGCCCGAACCTTGTTTTCGTTCATGGCGGTCCCCATGATGCATATGGAGAATCATATATGATCGAATTTCAGTATTTTCTAAGAAACGGATATAATATACTTTTTTGCAACCCAAGGGGAAGCTCGAGCTATGGTTCTGAATTTGCTGCAGCCTGTGTTGGAGACTGGGGAAATGGACCTGCAGAAGACATTTTCAACTTTATCGAGGCGGCTAAAAAGAAATATGAACTTACTGGGCAGTTTGGCATAACCGGTGGATCTTATGGAGGATATATGACAAACTGGATGATAACACACTCTGACTTTTTCAGGGTAGCTATTAGTGAAAGATGTGTTTCAAACCTCATGAGCATGTGTGGAACCAGCGATATCGGATTCTGGTTCAATGCAATGTATATGAAAGTAGAAGATCCATGGAAGCCAAAATCAATGAAGAAATTACTAGAGAACTCTCCTATTTCACAAATTAAGAGAGCAAAGACACCGACCATGTTTATACATGGAGAGAATGATAATCGATGTCCAATAGAGCAGTCAGAACAGATGTTTGTTGGCTTGAAAATGAATGGAGTAGATTCTGAACTGATTCGATACCAGGGAGATAGCCACGAACATGCCAGAACAGGAAAGCCTGATAACATGGTGGATAGACTTAACAGAAAGAAGGAGTGGTTTGATCGATACCTTCAGAATCACTGA
- a CDS encoding NifB/NifX family molybdenum-iron cluster-binding protein, with protein MKLAIAVEKGMVSGPGEAEEIRIYDTENSQQLESYPNPALTANSARGILMLKSIVDRGVSSVIVSGIGAHAFSYTTGRIKLFKGEGLTVEEALKSFLNGNMTELLVATH; from the coding sequence ATGAAATTGGCAATTGCCGTAGAAAAGGGAATGGTTAGTGGTCCAGGAGAAGCCGAAGAGATAAGAATTTATGATACTGAGAATAGTCAACAGTTAGAATCATACCCTAACCCTGCCTTAACTGCAAATTCCGCAAGAGGAATACTCATGCTAAAATCCATTGTAGATCGTGGTGTCTCATCTGTTATAGTATCAGGTATTGGTGCTCATGCATTTTCTTATACGACTGGTAGAATAAAGCTTTTCAAAGGAGAAGGTTTAACAGTGGAAGAGGCTCTCAAAAGTTTTCTTAATGGAAATATGACTGAGCTATTAGTTGCCACACATTAG
- a CDS encoding PTO1314 family radical SAM protein, with the protein MAMIKPVLWRTIERKLKGFNGSKAPLIAGHKLLYKCNLECKMCPFWRRKDEELLSVEDEVRMMEALKKGGVSFLGFEGGEPLLRNDIQDILAESHKRFHTSIVTNGWLLKTKLKSIENYVDYMFVSIDGIGELHDKMRGISGSFNKAMEGIRAAKGHISIALSSTITEENYFQAKDLVLMANKLGVPINFQIAYNYSTAEKESPEMGKLKQAIEVLLGMKEKGYWIVNSKEYFQAVTNSWFNGIEWKCKPWLTMNIDPLGNLVMPCYVLNEYKGKSKVWDIDIVKVWNNYSWAEFESCNKCALSCYLEPSLFTWKNPTMIKERIIDGLIDYIHSKTTAV; encoded by the coding sequence ATGGCAATGATAAAACCCGTTCTATGGAGGACAATAGAACGGAAACTCAAAGGCTTCAATGGCAGTAAAGCACCATTGATAGCAGGCCATAAACTACTCTACAAATGTAATCTCGAGTGCAAGATGTGTCCGTTCTGGAGAAGGAAAGATGAAGAGCTTCTTTCAGTTGAGGATGAAGTAAGAATGATGGAAGCATTAAAAAAAGGAGGGGTTTCATTTCTAGGGTTTGAGGGTGGTGAGCCTCTGTTGAGGAACGATATACAGGATATTCTAGCAGAATCCCATAAGCGTTTTCACACATCCATAGTCACGAATGGATGGCTACTGAAGACTAAACTGAAAAGCATTGAAAATTACGTTGACTATATGTTCGTTTCCATAGATGGAATTGGTGAATTGCACGACAAAATGAGGGGAATCAGCGGATCATTCAATAAGGCCATGGAAGGAATTAGGGCTGCAAAGGGTCACATATCTATTGCACTTAGTTCAACTATCACCGAAGAAAATTATTTTCAAGCGAAAGACCTCGTGCTTATGGCAAATAAACTCGGAGTACCGATTAATTTCCAGATCGCTTATAATTATTCAACAGCTGAAAAGGAATCCCCTGAAATGGGAAAGTTGAAGCAGGCTATAGAAGTCCTTTTAGGCATGAAAGAAAAAGGTTACTGGATTGTAAACTCTAAAGAATATTTCCAAGCAGTTACAAACTCATGGTTCAATGGGATTGAATGGAAGTGCAAACCCTGGCTAACAATGAATATAGATCCCCTTGGAAATCTCGTCATGCCATGCTATGTTCTGAATGAATACAAAGGCAAATCTAAGGTCTGGGATATTGATATTGTAAAAGTTTGGAACAACTACAGCTGGGCGGAATTCGAAAGCTGCAATAAATGTGCCCTTTCGTGTTATCTTGAACCATCTTTATTCACATGGAAAAATCCCACGATGATAAAGGAAAGAATCATAGATGGATTAATAGATTATATTCACTCAAAGACTACAGCTGTATGA
- a CDS encoding IS110 family RNA-guided transposase has product MSTSGKYVVGKLRDVGFSIHLADPSMISLIFNTGKKNDKEDSYKLAKLLRLGALSEVYLPSKYSDDLRSLVRYSRSFGESITMIKNRVHAILTSAGISIDATDIFGKKGMKLIIRSIDHLSTAQRYILGDLLDQITYLMRKESTVEDEISRSVINDRSVNLLMTIPGMGIYSSAAIMSEIDNISRFSSKEKLASYAGLVPRQNQSGSSDIRGHITKHGPSMLRFIMVTAAHSIIKYSDRLKRKNLSIVKRLGKNRAIVAIVRILIETIYTMLKNGTEFIDRTDALTERKMVSMRSRASKPH; this is encoded by the coding sequence GTGTCCACATCTGGAAAATATGTTGTAGGGAAATTGAGAGATGTGGGATTCTCCATTCACCTTGCAGATCCTTCAATGATATCACTCATATTCAATACAGGAAAAAAGAATGATAAGGAAGATTCATACAAGCTTGCAAAGCTTCTGAGACTTGGTGCCCTGTCTGAGGTGTATCTTCCATCGAAATATTCAGATGATCTTAGATCACTTGTAAGGTACAGTAGATCTTTTGGAGAAAGCATAACCATGATCAAGAACAGGGTTCATGCAATTCTTACTTCTGCAGGAATCAGCATTGATGCAACGGATATATTCGGAAAGAAGGGAATGAAACTTATCATCAGATCTATTGATCATCTATCCACTGCCCAGAGATACATCCTTGGTGATCTGCTGGATCAGATAACATATTTGATGCGAAAAGAATCCACAGTGGAGGATGAGATATCCAGATCTGTAATAAATGACAGAAGCGTGAATCTCCTCATGACAATTCCAGGTATGGGAATATATTCATCTGCAGCAATCATGTCAGAGATCGATAATATATCCAGATTCAGTTCAAAGGAGAAGCTTGCATCCTATGCTGGATTGGTACCAAGACAGAATCAATCGGGATCATCAGATATAAGAGGGCATATAACAAAACATGGACCATCAATGCTAAGGTTCATAATGGTCACTGCTGCACACAGTATTATAAAATATTCAGATAGGTTGAAGAGAAAAAATCTAAGCATTGTTAAGAGACTTGGGAAGAACCGTGCAATAGTTGCAATAGTACGCATACTCATTGAGACCATATACACAATGCTCAAAAATGGTACAGAATTCATTGACAGGACAGATGCACTTACTGAGAGGAAGATGGTATCCATGAGATCAAGAGCATCAAAGCCACATTAG
- a CDS encoding stage II sporulation protein M produces MITITFSTFLTSVSSIGNSSSPGRAILYSSAPNLDFYQLFNIIFSNNLSLSMQLALGGLFFSVPSVLTVMSSSYLEGTILGPAIKSSMITFSKAVLPEFFPETFSYVLALTLGFLILYYVVSFIDFYIHGYSFIDWKKSVYSTYRLLFISIVSIIILLIMGATIESYFQTYIL; encoded by the coding sequence TTGATCACTATCACATTCTCGACTTTTCTTACATCGGTTTCATCTATTGGAAACTCATCAAGTCCTGGAAGAGCAATATTATATTCTTCTGCTCCTAATTTAGACTTCTATCAGCTTTTCAATATAATATTCTCAAACAATTTATCTCTATCGATGCAGTTAGCTTTGGGTGGCCTGTTTTTTTCTGTTCCTAGCGTTCTCACTGTCATGTCATCTTCATACCTTGAAGGCACAATCCTTGGACCAGCAATTAAATCATCTATGATTACATTTTCAAAGGCAGTCTTACCTGAATTTTTTCCTGAAACTTTTAGCTATGTTCTTGCTCTTACTCTAGGTTTCCTCATATTATATTATGTTGTCTCTTTCATCGATTTTTATATTCACGGTTACAGCTTCATAGATTGGAAGAAATCCGTTTACTCTACTTATCGTCTACTGTTTATTTCCATAGTATCAATAATTATTCTTCTCATAATGGGCGCAACGATAGAGTCATATTTTCAAACATATATCCTTTAA